AGCCAGATAACCCAACGGCGGCGATCGATACCTATGCCCAAGCCTATGGGGAGTATTTTCAGCGCCATAGCGATGGCCAGTTGACCATGTTGGATCCGGCTCCCCGCTGGGCGGTGTGGCCGGGTCAGGGGACGATCGCCTTCGATCGCAGCCTCAAAGCGGCCCAAATCATCACCGATATCATTGAACATACCCGCCGCACTATCCAAATGGGGGAAGCCCTGGGGGGTTGGACTGCCCTGGGGGAACGGGATCTGTTTGAGATGGAATATTGGGAACTGGAGCAGGCCAAGCTGGGCAAGGGGGGCGCTGGGGCGGAGTTCCAGGGCAAGGTGGTTTTGGTGACGGGGGCTGCTAGCGGCATCGGCAAAGCCTGCGCGGAGTATTTCCACAGCCAAGGGGCAGCGGTGCTGGGGGTGGATCTGAATGCGGAAACCCCGACTATTTTGAACAAGACGGGTCTTGTGGGCCTGGTGGGGGATGTGACGGATGAAGGGGCGATCCGGGGGGCGATCGCCGCAACCGTTCGCCACTTCGGAGGGCTGGATATTGTGGTCAGCAATGCGGGTATTTTCCCACCGGGCCAAACCCTGGAACATCTGGATGCCGATGTCTGGGAGCGCAGTTTGGCCATTAATTTGGTCAGTCAGCGGGCCTTGTTGCGCTATGCCATCCCTTTCCTGAAACAGGGTCTGGATCCGGCCATTGTCTTTGTGGCTTCTCGCAATGTGCTGGCTCCGGGACCGGGGGCAGCGGCCTATTCGGTGGCCAAGGCGGGGTTGACCCAGTTGGCCCGGGTGGCGGCTCTGGAGTTGGCGGGGGATGGGGTACGGGTTAATGTGGTACACCCGGATTGCGTCTACGATACGGGCATTTGGACGACGGAGGTGCTGGAGGGCCGTGCCCAGAAGTATGGCTTAACGGTGGAGGAATACAAGGCCCGCAATTTGCTGAAGCAGCCGGTGACATCCCTGGAAGTGGCGCGGATGGTGGCCACTCTGGCGGGTTCTGTGTTTGCCAAGACAACGGGTGCCCAGGTACCGATCGATGGGGGCAGCGATCGGGTGATTTAGAGTGATTTAGAGTGATTTAGAGTCTCTCGTCGCCCATATCCCCGGTTTCTTATCAGCTAAAAGCCAAAACGTTTAAAACTTGGTACAGAAACCGGGGATTTCAGCTTCCAGGAACAAAACCAAAACTCGGCGTAAAAGCCGAAACGTTTAAAACTTGGTACAGAAACCGGGGATTTCAACCCTAGGGAGAGGGCTAGGTGAGGATTTTTAAGACATCTTGGTGCATTAAGGCCCGATCGCGCAGGGAGTGACGACGATCGCCCGACAGAGCTTCCCCATTAGCATAAACCTCCAGCCAGAGGCGACTGATGGTGGTGGAACTAGCCGGTAAGTCCGCCAATTCATAGCCCGGTAACCCCAGTTCTTCCCGTAATCGGGACACCTTGGGGTCATAGCTCAGGGCCACACAGCGACAGCCCTCCGCCGCCGCCATAATTAAGCCATGGAGACGCATGGCAATAGTCATGTCCACCCCTTGAAAAATGCCCTTGAGTTGGCGGGGATTGGTGGTTTCGAGCCAGTGGAACTGACCGGGGAGACGCTCCGCCAGGGCCGACAGCGGACCGCGATCGGCGTGGGGCTGGAAGGGGAGCAACAGAAAACAGGCACCCGTCGCCCGTTGCAGATCAACACAGGCTTGGACGAGGCACTCCAGGCGCTGGGGAGTGAGGGAGGGGTGGGGGCGCAGGTTGACGGCAATGCGGGGGGCCGGGAGGTTGGCCAATCCCGGCATCGGTTCCGCCTCCAAGGCCCAGACGGGATCCGGGGCTTCCACATAGGGCACCTGCCATTGGCTGAGCAACTGGGCAGAACCCCCATCCCGCACGCTCACCCCGTGGCACTGGCGAAACACCCGCCGCGTGATCCAGCGGTTCCACGATCGCCCCAGGGGACCAATGCCCTGTGCCCAGGCGATGGTTTGCAAGTTCAGTTGCTGGGCCAATCCCATCAAGCCACCGTAGTACAACAGGCTGGCGGAACTGGTGCTGTCTTGCATCAGGCTACCGCCCCCAAAAATAAAGGCATCGGCGCTTTTCAGGGCTTGCAACAGAGCTAGGCCCGATTTGCGATCGACAGCTTCCACCCCATAGGCGGCTTGGGTGGCGGGGGGATCGCCCGACAACACCAGAGGGTTCACCGTGGAGGGCAGCATTTGCAGCAAGGTGGCCAACAGTGCCTCATCTCCCCCGTTGCCTTGGCCATAGTAGCCACACAAAACCGCTCGTTTCCCCACTGTCCGGTACCTTCTACACTGCAAAATTTCGACGCTGCAAAACTTCTAGCCTACAAAATCCAGAGAACGCACGGCGGTAATAAAGGCTGCGACCCGTTGGCTGTCTTTGTCCCCCGGCGATCGCTCCACTCCGCTGGACACGTCCACCCCTTGGGGCGTTAGTTGGCCGAGGGCCGTGGCCACATTATCGGGCTTCAGTCCCCCCGCCAAAAACCAGGGTACCGGCGGCTGGAACCCCTGCACCATCGCCCAGTCTAAGGTTTCTCCGGTTCCCCCCAACTGGTGGGGGTGGTAGGCATCCAGCAGCAAGGTATCCACCACAGCCCCATAGGCTAAGGCTTGATCCAAGTCGGCAGCGTTACGAACCCGGAGCGCTTTGATCACCTCTGTCTGGGCAAAATTTTGCTTGATCTCCCGGCAAAAGTCTAGGGATTCGTTGCCATGGAGTTGAATCCCCGTCAGGCCGCCGGTTTTAACGGTGTGGGCCACCACAGCCAGGGATGCATCGGCAAAGACCCCCACGGTGGTCAGGGCGGGGGGCAGGGGGTCCACCATGGCCTGGATTTGTAGGGGATCCACATAGCGGGGTGATTGGGGCACACAGATAAATCCCAGGAGGTCTGGGGCGAGGGCCGCGATCGCCGTTGTTTGATCCGATCGGGTTAAACCACAAATTTTGATACGCATGGAATTTAGTTTATGGCGTTTTAGGAAGTGAAGTGCTATCTAGTGGGGTGTTACTTAGTGGGGTGTTACTTAGTGTAATTATTCAGGAGGCCACAGGAGAATGAGGGTTTCAGGCTCTAAATAACAGACCTTAGGCGATTTGAGAGGGTTCATTTCACTGGGGTGGGTTCACCGATTTTGGTAGGGGCAATCCCCCCGTGGTTGCCCCGGCTGTGGGTTGCCAAGAGGGTCGGCACGGGGGCGCGACCCCTACCCGAGGTCGATACTCACTTTCCCCCTGAATAGTTACTACTTAGTGGGGTGCTATCTAGTGGGGTGCGACCTAGGGCGACAAGCTTGGGTTCAGTTTTCCGCTCAACCGTTAAAATTGCGGTTAGTAGCCCCCGGTCCCCCAGTTCTGTAGAATACCTTCGCCCATTGGTCAGGTTATCTCCCCCTATGAACTATTCCATTCCCTCGTCATTGCAGGAAATTGCAGCTCTGCGCCAATCTCCCACCACTACAGAGACGGTGGCGCGGGCCATGGCTGGGGTGGTGCGGGTGGCCCGTCAGCAGGGGCGAACCCTGGATGAACTGGTGGCGGAGGTGTTGCTGGAGGATGCGGTTTTGGATGATCAGCAGCGGTCTTGGTTGTGTGAAATGATTAAGAATATCTGGCACCGTGTTCCTCTGGTGGGGGAGTAGCCCCAGGGCGGGGTTCAGTCCCTCAATCCTGCTGTCAGTCGAGGTTTACCCCTGGGTCTAGGGTTCTTGTTTTGGGCTGATGGGTGTCCCGATCGCCCCAACCCGGCCCTTACCGAAAATCTGGGTCTAAAGCCCCGTCCTTCTAGGACGGCTTTTCTTCCTGCAACCGATCTATCCAGTCTTCCACAAGCTGGGTCATTGTCTTCTCTCTCTGCTCCGCAATCCGCCTAAGCTTTGCCAACCTAGCGCCGGACACCCTTAAACTGAGACTTTCTTTCGCCATTGTACCTACCCATTGTCTACCCATCTATGCTGTCATGGTTAGCATGAAAGTACGATACCAGTATCGAATTTATCCGACACCGCAACAGGTCAAAGGGCTGAATCAGCTTTTTGGGTGTTGCCGAGTTGTGTACAACGATGCCCTGGCGATTGTGCGGTCAGTGCCGCAGGGCGAGAAATGGCCCAGCAATGCTGAACTGCAAAAGCTGGTGATCACTCAGGCCAAAAAGACGGCTGAACGGGAATGGTTGGCCGATGTGTCAGTCGTGCCCTTGCAG
This region of Prochlorothrix hollandica PCC 9006 = CALU 1027 genomic DNA includes:
- a CDS encoding phosphoribosylanthranilate isomerase; translation: MRIKICGLTRSDQTTAIAALAPDLLGFICVPQSPRYVDPLQIQAMVDPLPPALTTVGVFADASLAVVAHTVKTGGLTGIQLHGNESLDFCREIKQNFAQTEVIKALRVRNAADLDQALAYGAVVDTLLLDAYHPHQLGGTGETLDWAMVQGFQPPVPWFLAGGLKPDNVATALGQLTPQGVDVSSGVERSPGDKDSQRVAAFITAVRSLDFVG
- the csaB gene encoding polysaccharide pyruvyl transferase CsaB, whose translation is MGKRAVLCGYYGQGNGGDEALLATLLQMLPSTVNPLVLSGDPPATQAAYGVEAVDRKSGLALLQALKSADAFIFGGGSLMQDSTSSASLLYYGGLMGLAQQLNLQTIAWAQGIGPLGRSWNRWITRRVFRQCHGVSVRDGGSAQLLSQWQVPYVEAPDPVWALEAEPMPGLANLPAPRIAVNLRPHPSLTPQRLECLVQACVDLQRATGACFLLLPFQPHADRGPLSALAERLPGQFHWLETTNPRQLKGIFQGVDMTIAMRLHGLIMAAAEGCRCVALSYDPKVSRLREELGLPGYELADLPASSTTISRLWLEVYANGEALSGDRRHSLRDRALMHQDVLKILT
- a CDS encoding thioredoxin; translated protein: MPTLLATHSRGNHGGIAPTKIGEPTPVK
- a CDS encoding bifunctional aldolase/short-chain dehydrogenase, which produces MKSRWDDHYAQSLNNDPLALRVYTSRLLGQEPDLVLHGGGNTSVKATVANFFGEPEEVLYVKGSGWDLATIEAPGFAPVRLSVLQKLAALEQLTDSQMVTQQRAAMLDPHAPNPSVEAILHAIIPFKFVDHTHADGVVTLTNTPQGAALVRQIYGDRVLLIPYVMPGFILARKIWELTQGIDWSQYEGMILLNHGIFSFADDARTAYETMIKLVSEAEDYLTAQGAVTFALGDTPPATESDLESDLLTLARVRRQVSVVKGAAMVAQWDQRPEAVGFAQLPQVASIATRGPITPDHVIRTKLIPVVIEPDNPTAAIDTYAQAYGEYFQRHSDGQLTMLDPAPRWAVWPGQGTIAFDRSLKAAQIITDIIEHTRRTIQMGEALGGWTALGERDLFEMEYWELEQAKLGKGGAGAEFQGKVVLVTGAASGIGKACAEYFHSQGAAVLGVDLNAETPTILNKTGLVGLVGDVTDEGAIRGAIAATVRHFGGLDIVVSNAGIFPPGQTLEHLDADVWERSLAINLVSQRALLRYAIPFLKQGLDPAIVFVASRNVLAPGPGAAAYSVAKAGLTQLARVAALELAGDGVRVNVVHPDCVYDTGIWTTEVLEGRAQKYGLTVEEYKARNLLKQPVTSLEVARMVATLAGSVFAKTTGAQVPIDGGSDRVI